The following is a genomic window from Armatimonadota bacterium.
CGGCCTTTGAGCTCAAAGCCGTCCATCGTCTGAATCGCTCGAGCGGCATCCTCGTCGGACAAGTCCACGAAGCCGAATCCCCGCGACCGGCCTGTTTCGCGGTCGGTGATAATCCGCGCCGCCTGCACCGGCCCAACCGAGTTGAACGCTTCCGCCAATTCGTCCTCGGTCAGGCTCCACGGCAGATTCCCGACGTAGAGCGTGACGGGCATCCCTATTCACCTCCTTTCTCCACGGACTGATGGTTACCGTCGCGGTAGAGGCGGTGCTTCGCAATGTACGCCTCCACCGGCTCCGGTGTCAGGTACTTGATGGATTGCCCGCGCGCCACTCGTTCCCGGATCTGAGTGGACGATATGTTGACCCCCGGCGCTTCGATGGCACGCACCCTGCGGGCGAGGTCGCCGAGGTCCCGTTCCAGTCCGTCGAGATCATAACCCGGACGCGTCACCGCGATGAGCTGACACGACGCAACAAGCTGCTCCGGATCGCGCCAGGTGAGAAGCTCGTGCACGGCGTCGGCGCCGGTGATGAAGAACAGCTCTGCCGCC
Proteins encoded in this region:
- a CDS encoding RNA-binding protein, whose translation is MPVTLYVGNLPWSLTEDELAEAFNSVGPVQAARIITDRETGRSRGFGFVDLSDEDAARAIQTMDGFELKGRRLIVNEARPRARRF
- a CDS encoding nicotinate-nucleotide adenylyltransferase, with translation MRLGVMGGTFDPIHYGHLVAAEEARACFGLDVVTFVPCGQPPHKKDYAVTTPEHRYAMTVTATCTNPHFSTSRIELERDGPSYTIDTLHQLHGEHPAAELFFITGADAVHELLTWRDPEQLVASCQLIAVTRPGYDLDGLERDLGDLARRVRAIEAPGVNISSTQIRERVARGQSIKYLTPEPVEAYIAKHRLYRDGNHQSVEKGGE